A region of Rhodohalobacter barkolensis DNA encodes the following proteins:
- a CDS encoding 5'-nucleotidase C-terminal domain-containing protein, producing the protein MQIRWLLPIFIIAGLFTGCSQYSSTEDKRNSVSNIETTYPNPDPEISALLESYRDSLDTVMGQKIATVHDTLRFSKPESPLGNLVADALRYRAGSELKEFVHLGIIGASSFGLYLTPGELTLHEVMEFMPYENHLVILKMRGSKVFELANQIAEMGGAPVSGIRFRIEDGEARGVLVNSQILDHSTEYMVATSSWAANGGDRFPALWDYNDRIDLYDVNVRDLYTDYFKSRQDIYPNLDGRIRF; encoded by the coding sequence ATGCAGATTCGTTGGTTGCTCCCCATTTTTATTATTGCCGGCCTGTTCACCGGCTGCTCTCAGTACTCTTCAACTGAAGATAAAAGAAATTCGGTGTCGAATATCGAGACTACCTACCCAAATCCGGACCCTGAAATTTCTGCACTTCTTGAAAGCTATCGGGATTCATTAGATACGGTAATGGGGCAGAAAATTGCCACTGTTCACGATACACTTCGATTCAGCAAACCCGAAAGCCCGCTTGGAAATTTGGTAGCAGATGCATTGCGCTACAGAGCCGGGAGTGAACTGAAGGAGTTTGTCCACTTGGGCATAATCGGAGCTTCATCGTTTGGTCTTTATCTTACACCCGGTGAACTGACTCTGCACGAAGTGATGGAATTTATGCCCTACGAGAATCACCTGGTGATTTTAAAAATGCGTGGGTCAAAAGTATTTGAACTAGCCAATCAAATTGCAGAAATGGGCGGTGCTCCGGTCAGTGGTATACGCTTTCGTATTGAGGATGGTGAGGCTCGAGGTGTACTTGTTAATTCACAGATTTTAGACCACAGTACAGAATATATGGTGGCAACGAGTAGCTGGGCCGCAAATGGCGGAGATCGATTCCCCGCACTCTGGGACTATAACGACCGAATTGATTTATATGACGTAAATGTTCGGGATCTTTACACCGATTATTTTAAAAGCCGGCAGGATATCTACCCAAATTTAGACGGGAGGATAAGGTTTTGA
- a CDS encoding LEA type 2 family protein — protein MKRVLLILTAVLILAGCGTIRDAADIREPDVTFQDMSIDQITFDGVTLLFDFEVNNPNRFGVSAEQYSYEFFINEQSFITGLQEDPLSIGRESSQSIQVPVTLNFSEVYETFSSVVRQDSLSYALSTEVEFDMPVLGMRKVPVRTSGEIPIPKVPRISMGDFNVKEMSLSGAEVEVTFNVQNPNPFAISIANAAYELTVNGRKWLDTTLGETIRVGGSERQTISIPIRLSSSQMGSALMDIMRGESTFNYDLKGSADISADLRGFRDGQTFPFDLSGTYTLD, from the coding sequence ATGAAAAGAGTACTACTAATCCTTACCGCTGTATTAATCCTGGCTGGCTGTGGCACAATACGTGATGCTGCGGACATTCGGGAACCCGATGTTACTTTTCAGGATATGTCTATCGATCAAATTACTTTTGACGGTGTGACCCTTCTGTTTGACTTTGAAGTAAACAACCCCAACCGTTTTGGTGTTTCGGCCGAACAGTACAGCTATGAGTTTTTTATCAATGAGCAATCTTTTATTACAGGATTGCAGGAAGATCCTCTTTCTATTGGCCGGGAATCTTCTCAGTCTATCCAGGTGCCTGTAACATTGAATTTTTCTGAAGTTTATGAAACATTCAGTTCTGTAGTGCGCCAGGACAGCCTTTCGTACGCACTCTCTACTGAAGTTGAATTTGATATGCCGGTGTTAGGAATGCGAAAAGTACCGGTTCGAACATCCGGAGAGATTCCAATACCTAAAGTCCCCAGAATTTCAATGGGAGATTTTAATGTAAAAGAGATGTCTCTGAGCGGAGCGGAAGTTGAGGTAACGTTTAATGTCCAGAACCCAAATCCATTTGCAATATCCATTGCGAATGCCGCGTACGAATTAACCGTAAATGGACGTAAGTGGCTGGATACAACGCTCGGCGAAACCATTCGGGTAGGCGGTTCAGAACGACAAACAATCAGCATTCCAATTCGCTTGAGTTCGTCTCAAATGGGTTCAGCATTGATGGACATTATGAGAGGAGAATCAACTTTTAATTACGATTTGAAAGGATCGGCTGATATCTCAGCAGATCTGCGGGGATTCCGTGATGGGCAAACATTTCCATTTGATTTGTCCGGAACCTATACGCTGGATTGA
- the mnmA gene encoding tRNA 2-thiouridine(34) synthase MnmA — MSTKGRVLVAMSGGVDSSVAAVMLKEQGYDVIGITMKTWDYHRSGGNDGKETGCCTVESMNDARHIAVKYGFKHFIVDIRDEFGNWVIDRFVEDYTSGRTPNPCVLCNTHIKWAALLRRADNLGCDYIATGHYANVREENGRHVISKGKDHNKDQSYALWGVEQKHLERTIFPLGKYHKTEIRQMAEDYGLLNVATKPDSYEICFIPDNNYHRFLKEKVDDLEERVSGGVFVDQKGNIVGNHKGFPFYTIGQRRGLDLSLGKPVYVTHIDAEKNVITVGEKEDLISTTCRAKELNLIKYDKIPNGEMEITGKIRYNDDGAMGTIKQLSDDEVEVHFPAGREAITPGQAVVCYEGDDVVAGGWIHKVNVEFSEPAELSS, encoded by the coding sequence ATGAGTACCAAAGGACGTGTTCTTGTTGCGATGAGTGGCGGAGTGGATTCTTCCGTAGCCGCAGTGATGCTCAAAGAGCAGGGATACGATGTGATCGGAATTACAATGAAAACCTGGGATTACCACCGAAGTGGCGGTAATGACGGGAAAGAGACGGGATGTTGCACGGTAGAATCTATGAATGACGCCCGTCATATCGCCGTTAAGTACGGATTTAAACACTTTATCGTCGATATCAGGGATGAGTTTGGCAATTGGGTGATCGATCGGTTTGTGGAAGACTATACCAGCGGACGTACACCTAATCCGTGTGTGCTTTGCAATACGCACATCAAATGGGCCGCACTGCTGCGACGAGCTGACAATCTGGGTTGCGATTACATTGCTACAGGTCATTATGCGAACGTGAGAGAGGAAAATGGCCGACATGTGATATCGAAAGGAAAAGATCATAACAAAGATCAATCCTACGCGCTTTGGGGTGTGGAACAGAAACATCTGGAACGAACCATTTTCCCGCTTGGGAAATATCATAAAACGGAAATTCGTCAGATGGCGGAAGATTACGGACTATTAAATGTGGCTACAAAGCCCGATTCGTATGAAATCTGTTTCATTCCGGATAACAACTATCACCGTTTCCTGAAAGAAAAAGTGGATGATCTCGAAGAGCGTGTTAGCGGCGGTGTGTTTGTAGATCAAAAAGGAAATATTGTTGGAAATCATAAAGGGTTTCCATTTTACACCATTGGTCAGCGACGAGGATTGGACCTTTCACTCGGTAAACCGGTTTATGTAACTCATATAGACGCAGAGAAGAACGTGATCACCGTGGGCGAAAAAGAGGATTTGATCAGCACAACCTGCCGGGCAAAGGAGCTGAATCTTATTAAATACGATAAAATTCCGAATGGTGAGATGGAGATTACCGGAAAGATTCGTTACAATGATGACGGGGCTATGGGAACCATCAAACAGCTTTCGGATGATGAAGTTGAAGTACACTTTCCTGCAGGCCGAGAAGCCATTACGCCCGGACAGGCCGTAGTTTGCTACGAAGGCGACGATGTGGTTGCCGGCGGATGGATCCACAAAGTAAATGTGGAGTTCAGTGAACCTGCAGAATTGAGCAGCTGA
- a CDS encoding branched-chain amino acid aminotransferase gives MKISITETDQSRISEVDFNHLQFGRIFSDHMLEMVYKDGQWHEPKIIPYGPIQFTPSMQALHYGQAIFEGMKAYHVDDETLHLFRPKDHHQRLNNSARRLCMPEIDEQIFIEGLEELISLDHQWVPKQHGHALYVRPFMFAAEEYLAAKVSKEYRFYVITSPVAAYYSEGFNPVKLTTSEKFVRAVEGGTGEAKAAGNYAASFLPAQNAQKKGFTQVIWLDAKEKRFIEEVGTMNIFFQIDEKLVTPKLSGSVLPGITRRSVIEIAKNWGTVVEERRVGIDEIIEAHKSGRLKEVFGSGTAAVISPVGVIQHGDETIRLDEEKIGPFAKKMFATITGIQYGKIDDPFGWTHPISLD, from the coding sequence ATGAAAATAAGCATTACCGAAACAGATCAAAGCAGAATTTCCGAGGTTGATTTTAATCATCTGCAGTTTGGGAGGATCTTTTCTGATCATATGCTTGAGATGGTTTATAAAGACGGCCAATGGCACGAACCAAAGATTATTCCATACGGTCCGATTCAATTTACCCCGTCTATGCAGGCATTGCACTATGGTCAGGCTATTTTTGAAGGGATGAAAGCCTATCATGTGGATGATGAAACGCTCCACCTTTTCAGGCCTAAGGATCATCATCAACGGCTAAACAATTCAGCCAGACGCCTATGCATGCCTGAAATTGATGAACAGATCTTTATTGAAGGACTTGAAGAGCTGATCTCCCTGGATCATCAGTGGGTACCGAAGCAACATGGTCACGCACTCTACGTGCGGCCTTTTATGTTTGCCGCCGAAGAATACCTTGCCGCTAAAGTATCGAAGGAATACCGATTTTATGTGATTACAAGTCCGGTGGCAGCCTACTACAGCGAGGGATTTAACCCGGTAAAATTAACCACCTCAGAGAAATTTGTACGCGCTGTTGAAGGAGGCACCGGGGAAGCTAAGGCCGCCGGAAACTATGCAGCAAGTTTTTTACCTGCCCAGAATGCTCAGAAGAAAGGGTTTACACAGGTTATTTGGCTGGATGCCAAAGAAAAACGGTTCATCGAAGAAGTGGGTACTATGAATATCTTCTTTCAAATTGATGAGAAACTGGTTACTCCAAAACTATCCGGATCGGTACTTCCGGGAATTACCCGAAGATCCGTGATCGAAATTGCTAAAAATTGGGGTACAGTAGTTGAAGAGCGTAGAGTAGGAATCGATGAAATTATTGAAGCTCATAAATCCGGGAGACTAAAAGAAGTCTTCGGATCCGGTACTGCAGCGGTAATTTCACCGGTCGGAGTCATTCAACATGGGGACGAGACCATTCGATTGGATGAGGAAAAAATTGGGCCTTTTGCTAAAAAAATGTTCGCAACTATTACAGGTATTCAATATGGCAAAATTGACGATCCATTTGGCTGGACTCATCCCATATCTTTGGATTAA
- the recQ gene encoding DNA helicase RecQ, with protein sequence MVKEAKQVLQETFGYNQFRPLQEEVISKVLKKKDSLVIMPTGGGKSICYQIPALIFDGLTIVISPLISLMKDQVEQLDEYGVPALFLNSTLTPERYSENVRKLKKGEAKLLYLAPETLMMESTRELLKGLTVDCFTIDEAHCISEWGHDFRPEYRQLATVRKDFPDAVCLALTATATPRVRDDIQQILEMKDSETFVASFDRKNLLLQVVDKQEPLEQILDFLYTRPKQSGIIYCFSRRQVNELYSDLKHEGHSVRPYHAGLSEAQRTRNQEAFIRDDIQIIVATIAFGMGINKPDVRFVIHHDMPQNIESYYQQIGRAGRDGLQADCMLLYSYSDKQKIQYFINQKEGEEKKVAEKHLDALLHFLEYDGCRRKPLMEYFGEEYPHDECGMCDNCLQYKDNMQNYTEQAQKYMSCIARTDETYGAYYIADILRGSKQKKILENGHDKLSTYGIGQEWTKNQWIQLSRLLLRKDLLKKDPEHGSLKLTAAATAVLKGDERVEGILDRTQATSDEDKPSRTSTDVENKHNADLFEKLRAKRKELADEQEIPPYAIFPDTTLMEMSYYFPQDDESLMAIYGVGSVKLKKYGDDFLPIIKEFTENNDVDEKSKAIKKKVEKTTEKKKYELVGEEFNNGKSIEHLAEQFGVKAVTILSNLKKYLDDGNKIEPEGILEASTLSQRKIDEVYASMDKVGADILKPVYEDLDKTVDYGELRVLQLAYLAENGAS encoded by the coding sequence ATGGTAAAGGAAGCGAAGCAGGTCCTGCAAGAAACGTTTGGTTACAATCAATTCAGACCGCTTCAGGAAGAAGTTATTTCAAAAGTTCTCAAGAAAAAAGATTCATTAGTGATCATGCCCACCGGCGGTGGGAAGTCGATCTGTTATCAAATACCGGCGCTTATTTTTGATGGCTTGACCATTGTGATCTCTCCGCTTATCTCGCTGATGAAGGATCAAGTTGAGCAGCTGGATGAGTACGGAGTACCCGCTCTTTTTCTGAACAGTACGTTGACACCTGAACGGTACAGTGAAAATGTCCGAAAATTAAAAAAGGGGGAAGCAAAACTTCTCTATCTGGCTCCCGAGACGCTTATGATGGAGAGTACACGCGAACTTTTAAAAGGGTTGACGGTGGACTGCTTTACCATTGATGAAGCGCACTGCATTTCTGAGTGGGGACACGATTTCAGGCCCGAATACCGACAGCTTGCAACGGTTCGGAAGGACTTTCCGGATGCGGTTTGCCTGGCCTTAACCGCAACCGCTACACCAAGGGTAAGAGATGATATCCAGCAGATACTGGAGATGAAAGATTCTGAAACTTTCGTTGCCAGTTTCGACCGAAAAAATCTTCTTCTGCAGGTTGTGGATAAGCAGGAGCCGCTGGAGCAGATTCTTGATTTTCTTTACACCCGTCCAAAGCAGTCAGGAATTATCTACTGCTTTTCGCGTCGTCAGGTCAATGAACTCTACAGCGATCTAAAACATGAGGGGCATTCCGTTCGCCCATATCATGCCGGCCTTTCGGAAGCACAGCGTACCCGGAATCAGGAAGCATTTATCCGGGATGACATTCAGATAATTGTGGCAACCATTGCGTTCGGAATGGGAATCAACAAGCCGGATGTACGTTTTGTGATTCACCATGATATGCCACAGAATATTGAGTCGTACTATCAGCAGATTGGTCGGGCCGGGCGTGATGGTTTGCAGGCAGACTGCATGTTGCTCTACAGCTACTCCGACAAGCAGAAAATTCAGTATTTCATCAACCAGAAAGAGGGTGAAGAGAAGAAAGTTGCAGAGAAACACCTGGACGCACTATTGCACTTTCTTGAATATGACGGTTGCCGCCGGAAACCCCTGATGGAGTATTTCGGTGAGGAGTATCCGCATGATGAATGTGGTATGTGTGATAATTGCCTGCAGTACAAAGACAACATGCAGAACTACACGGAGCAGGCGCAAAAATATATGAGCTGTATTGCCCGAACAGACGAGACTTACGGAGCCTACTATATTGCTGATATCCTGAGAGGATCGAAGCAGAAGAAAATTTTGGAAAACGGCCACGACAAGCTGTCAACCTACGGGATAGGGCAGGAGTGGACGAAAAACCAATGGATCCAGCTTTCCAGATTGTTGCTGAGGAAAGATCTCTTGAAGAAGGATCCGGAACACGGAAGCCTGAAACTAACAGCCGCTGCTACAGCTGTACTGAAAGGAGATGAACGCGTTGAAGGAATTCTGGATCGAACACAGGCAACATCAGATGAAGATAAACCGTCTCGAACCAGCACGGATGTGGAGAACAAACACAATGCGGATCTGTTTGAAAAACTCCGGGCAAAACGGAAAGAACTGGCGGATGAGCAGGAAATTCCTCCGTATGCAATTTTCCCCGATACAACTTTGATGGAGATGTCGTATTACTTTCCTCAGGATGATGAGAGTCTGATGGCTATATACGGTGTTGGATCCGTTAAGCTGAAAAAATATGGCGATGACTTTCTGCCGATCATCAAAGAGTTTACCGAAAATAATGACGTGGATGAGAAGTCGAAAGCCATCAAGAAAAAGGTTGAGAAAACCACAGAAAAGAAAAAATATGAATTGGTCGGGGAGGAGTTTAATAATGGAAAATCGATTGAACATCTCGCTGAACAGTTTGGCGTTAAAGCCGTAACCATTTTGAGTAATCTGAAAAAATATCTGGATGATGGGAATAAAATTGAGCCGGAAGGAATTTTAGAGGCTTCTACACTTTCTCAGCGTAAAATCGATGAGGTTTATGCTTCCATGGATAAGGTTGGGGCTGATATTCTGAAACCGGTTTACGAAGATCTGGATAAAACGGTGGATTACGGTGAACTTCGTGTTCTTCAGCTGGCCTACCTGGCTGAAAACGGAGCCTCTTAA
- a CDS encoding Glu/Leu/Phe/Val family dehydrogenase: MSSKKDSSNSNFYKEPGPKLSAESPFESMMERFRFAADILKLDEGMFQYLASPVKQVIVSIPVVMDNGEIKVFEGYRVIHDNVLGPSKGGIRYAPDVNLDEVKALASWMTWKCAVVNVPFGGAKGGVRCNPKDLSKTELERLTRRYTAALLEVFGPDKDIPAPDMNTNEQVMAWIMDTYSMNAQRTETAVVTGKPIILGGSQGRKEATGRGVVTVTLAALNKMGIMPNKTKVAVQGFGNVGSVSAQLMYEQGAKIIAVSDISGGYYREEGLDIPKMIEYSQNNGYSLEGYENAQKISNDELLELECDVLIPAAKEDQINRENAHKIRAKIISEGANGPVTANADAILEQNGVMVIPDILANAGGVTVSYFEWVQDRQGYFWTEERVNRRLNRMMRNAFDNLYGVSEEYNITLRQAAYVYAINRVATTLKLRGIYA, from the coding sequence ATGTCATCAAAAAAAGATAGTTCCAATTCAAATTTCTACAAGGAACCCGGCCCCAAACTAAGTGCAGAATCTCCATTTGAGTCTATGATGGAGCGTTTCCGTTTTGCTGCGGATATTTTAAAACTGGATGAAGGGATGTTCCAATATCTTGCAAGCCCTGTTAAACAGGTCATTGTATCCATACCGGTTGTAATGGATAACGGTGAAATTAAAGTTTTTGAAGGGTATCGTGTTATTCATGATAACGTACTCGGACCCTCAAAAGGTGGGATACGATATGCGCCGGATGTTAACCTGGATGAGGTTAAAGCTCTTGCATCCTGGATGACCTGGAAATGTGCAGTTGTAAATGTTCCGTTTGGCGGAGCAAAAGGCGGAGTTCGCTGTAATCCTAAAGATCTTTCAAAAACTGAACTTGAAAGACTGACTCGCCGATATACTGCTGCCCTCCTCGAAGTTTTTGGCCCTGATAAAGATATCCCCGCTCCCGATATGAATACCAATGAGCAGGTGATGGCCTGGATTATGGACACCTATAGTATGAATGCACAGCGAACTGAAACTGCTGTTGTAACAGGAAAACCTATTATATTGGGTGGATCACAGGGTAGAAAGGAAGCAACGGGACGCGGTGTGGTAACCGTTACTTTAGCAGCCCTGAACAAAATGGGGATCATGCCCAATAAAACAAAAGTTGCCGTTCAGGGTTTTGGTAATGTGGGATCCGTTTCTGCGCAGTTGATGTATGAGCAGGGCGCTAAAATCATTGCAGTAAGTGATATCTCAGGTGGCTATTATCGCGAAGAGGGGCTCGACATTCCTAAAATGATTGAGTACTCACAAAATAATGGCTACTCTCTGGAAGGGTATGAAAATGCTCAGAAAATCAGCAATGATGAACTGCTTGAATTAGAGTGTGATGTACTCATTCCGGCTGCCAAAGAGGATCAGATCAACCGTGAAAATGCACACAAAATCCGTGCAAAAATTATTTCTGAAGGTGCAAATGGTCCAGTTACTGCAAACGCCGATGCAATATTAGAGCAAAATGGAGTGATGGTTATTCCAGATATTCTCGCCAATGCCGGCGGTGTTACCGTTTCTTACTTTGAATGGGTGCAAGACCGCCAAGGTTACTTTTGGACAGAAGAGCGAGTTAATCGACGCCTGAACCGTATGATGAGAAATGCTTTTGACAACCTGTATGGTGTAAGTGAAGAATACAACATTACTCTTCGTCAGGCTGCGTATGTATACGCTATAAATCGTGTAGCAACTACACTCAAGCTTCGCGGTATCTATGCTTAA
- a CDS encoding uracil-DNA glycosylase, with translation MISKFVQSLKRTPRGLFNPWFHQDKKNDLVPNAPDIRKKQLETYLEERKDRAKYLFIAEALGYQGGHFTGIAMTSERILLGFQEEKYGVKPEHVFKSEIPNRTSRPDLIEKGMSEPTATIMWGALRDLKIDPYEVVLWNAVPWHPYNPDKGLLSNRTPLAGEMEAGLRHLKSFIRLFNAPKIVAVGRKCEQSLSELGIDYIGVRHPANGGAPKFRRQLAEMTNPG, from the coding sequence ATGATTTCGAAGTTTGTTCAATCTTTGAAAAGAACCCCGCGCGGACTATTTAATCCCTGGTTTCACCAGGATAAAAAGAATGACCTGGTTCCCAATGCTCCGGATATCAGAAAAAAACAGCTGGAGACTTACCTGGAGGAGAGGAAAGACAGGGCAAAGTACCTTTTCATTGCCGAGGCGCTGGGGTATCAGGGAGGTCATTTTACGGGAATTGCTATGACATCCGAGCGGATTTTACTCGGTTTCCAGGAAGAGAAGTACGGAGTTAAGCCAGAGCACGTTTTTAAATCTGAAATACCGAACCGGACGAGCAGACCGGATTTGATTGAAAAAGGGATGAGTGAACCAACAGCCACAATTATGTGGGGTGCACTCAGAGATCTTAAAATTGACCCGTACGAGGTGGTTCTATGGAATGCCGTACCGTGGCACCCATACAATCCCGATAAGGGCTTGTTGAGCAATCGCACACCTTTGGCGGGTGAAATGGAAGCCGGGTTAAGGCATCTGAAGAGTTTCATTCGTCTTTTTAATGCTCCTAAAATCGTGGCTGTTGGGCGTAAATGTGAGCAGAGTTTGTCTGAACTCGGAATTGATTACATTGGTGTACGTCATCCCGCAAATGGAGGAGCACCAAAATTCCGTCGTCAGCTTGCCGAAATGACTAACCCGGGTTGA
- a CDS encoding M24 family metallopeptidase: protein MKKIILITVFSIFMADGAYSQSVNDITPHILSMRDRAEVMDRWAENRLDHLVPELMRREGVDMWVLVAREYNEDPVLLTMLPATWQSSRRTTILMFFDPGNGEPLERLAVARYNIGFFETQWFPDEEPDQWKRFGQVVAERNPDKIGVNFSENFALADGISYTDYTNLKNSLSSDLQDRIVSAENLAIGWLETRTEEEKTVYRQINRIAHNIVAEGLSERVITPGITTTEDLQWWYRERIRDLNLTAWFHPSVSVQRSESDEHDGDFSDRSGADVIMPGDLIHMDFGIEYLGLSTDTQRHAYVLRPGETEAPKGLRDALKIGNRLQDILTNEFRTGRTGNEILTSALQNAESEDINATIYTHPIGYQGHGAGPIIGLWDQQDGVPGKGDYPLYPNTAHSIELNAEVYIPEWNRSIRIMLEEDAIFDGAEAAYTDGRLEEFYLIPRQK, encoded by the coding sequence ATGAAAAAGATCATTTTAATTACTGTTTTTTCAATATTTATGGCGGATGGCGCTTATTCGCAAAGTGTTAATGATATTACGCCTCATATCCTGTCTATGCGTGATAGAGCCGAGGTTATGGACCGGTGGGCAGAAAATCGATTAGACCATTTGGTACCGGAGTTGATGAGAAGGGAAGGAGTTGATATGTGGGTTTTGGTGGCCCGCGAATATAATGAGGATCCGGTGTTGTTAACCATGCTCCCTGCAACCTGGCAGTCCTCACGCAGAACAACAATTTTGATGTTTTTCGATCCGGGAAATGGTGAACCTTTGGAGCGACTGGCCGTAGCCCGGTATAACATCGGGTTTTTTGAAACGCAGTGGTTTCCGGATGAGGAGCCGGATCAGTGGAAACGGTTTGGACAGGTGGTTGCCGAGCGAAACCCGGATAAAATTGGGGTGAATTTTTCTGAAAACTTTGCCTTGGCTGATGGGATCAGCTATACAGACTATACGAATTTGAAAAATAGTCTGAGCTCTGATCTTCAAGATCGTATTGTCTCAGCTGAAAATCTGGCCATTGGCTGGCTCGAAACCCGCACAGAGGAGGAGAAAACAGTTTACAGGCAGATAAACCGAATTGCCCACAACATTGTAGCTGAGGGATTATCAGAGCGGGTTATTACTCCGGGAATTACAACTACTGAAGATTTGCAGTGGTGGTACCGGGAAAGAATACGCGACCTGAACCTGACAGCCTGGTTTCACCCATCCGTTTCGGTTCAGCGAAGTGAATCTGATGAACATGACGGAGACTTTTCGGATCGGTCCGGTGCGGATGTCATTATGCCGGGTGATCTTATCCATATGGATTTTGGAATTGAGTACCTGGGTTTGTCAACAGACACCCAGCGTCATGCCTACGTTCTGCGGCCCGGAGAGACGGAAGCTCCAAAGGGATTACGAGATGCTTTGAAAATTGGAAATCGCCTGCAGGATATTTTAACGAATGAGTTTAGAACAGGCAGAACCGGAAATGAAATTCTGACATCAGCGCTTCAAAATGCAGAATCTGAAGATATCAACGCAACAATTTATACACATCCGATAGGATATCAGGGACACGGTGCGGGCCCCATCATTGGGCTTTGGGATCAACAGGATGGAGTACCCGGCAAGGGAGATTATCCGTTGTATCCAAATACAGCTCACTCCATTGAATTAAATGCAGAAGTATATATTCCCGAGTGGAATCGATCCATTCGAATCATGCTCGAGGAGGATGCCATTTTTGATGGAGCAGAGGCCGCGTATACTGATGGCAGGTTGGAGGAGTTTTATCTGATACCGAGACAGAAATAA
- a CDS encoding HNH endonuclease yields the protein MNSNVLVLNQDYQPLSVCSVQRSVKLLFLDKAEMLHDDPDKVIRTVDEEFSYPSVIRLRSYIRIPYSRIVLTRKNIMKRDRHICQYCGLKSDLTLDHVMPKSRGGKDTWENLVTACNKCNVKKGDRTPDEAKMPLKTAPYRPIHITFFQNLMGGVQEHWKPYLYM from the coding sequence ATGAACTCCAATGTACTTGTATTAAATCAGGACTATCAGCCACTAAGTGTGTGCTCTGTGCAACGCTCTGTAAAGTTGCTTTTTCTGGACAAGGCAGAGATGCTTCACGATGATCCGGATAAAGTAATTCGTACAGTTGATGAGGAGTTTTCCTATCCCTCTGTGATTCGTTTGAGAAGCTATATTCGAATTCCATACTCACGCATTGTGCTCACCCGGAAAAATATCATGAAAAGGGACCGGCACATTTGCCAGTACTGTGGTTTGAAGTCTGACCTGACCCTTGATCATGTAATGCCTAAAAGCCGTGGCGGGAAAGATACTTGGGAAAATCTGGTAACCGCCTGTAATAAGTGTAATGTTAAGAAAGGCGACCGAACTCCGGATGAGGCTAAAATGCCGCTTAAGACCGCACCGTACCGTCCTATTCACATTACATTTTTTCAAAACTTGATGGGCGGAGTGCAGGAGCACTGGAAGCCATATTTGTATATGTAA
- a CDS encoding bifunctional metallophosphatase/5'-nucleotidase, whose amino-acid sequence MISRKEFLKRGALLAAGATMPLGLTGKLLTPTASAITILYTNDTHARLDPFPENAVDYAGLGGIARRASLVKKIRTEQKNVLLLDAGDVFQGTPWFDVYGGKVDLKLMSEMGYDAMAVGNHEFDRGPDGFAEAADKTDFPILAANYDAAGTPMNPYLRRLIVREMDGFRIGIFGLGIEFEGVIPSELHGGVKDRDPVAWANGMTNSLRDYHKCDFIICLSHLGFQYNNGRMDDMKLAEKVAGIDLIIGGHTHTFLDYPVGVVNPEGNVTQITQMGHGGVRLGRIDLDINSGNQKTKMSDRFYVIGEDFNLSS is encoded by the coding sequence TTGATATCCAGAAAAGAGTTTTTAAAGCGAGGTGCACTACTTGCTGCAGGAGCTACTATGCCGTTAGGTCTCACAGGTAAATTGTTGACACCAACGGCTTCGGCTATAACAATTTTGTATACAAACGATACACATGCCCGTTTGGATCCCTTTCCAGAAAATGCAGTTGATTATGCCGGGCTTGGCGGAATTGCAAGACGTGCCTCACTCGTTAAAAAAATTCGTACTGAACAGAAAAATGTGCTCTTGCTGGATGCAGGGGATGTTTTCCAGGGAACGCCGTGGTTTGATGTTTATGGAGGGAAAGTTGATCTGAAGTTGATGTCCGAAATGGGGTATGATGCCATGGCAGTCGGTAATCACGAATTTGATCGTGGTCCGGATGGTTTTGCGGAGGCGGCTGATAAGACGGATTTTCCAATTCTTGCTGCAAATTATGATGCTGCCGGTACGCCGATGAATCCTTACCTTCGCCGATTAATAGTACGTGAAATGGATGGGTTTAGAATCGGGATTTTTGGCTTAGGTATTGAATTTGAGGGAGTTATTCCTTCAGAACTTCATGGTGGTGTTAAAGACAGAGATCCCGTTGCGTGGGCAAACGGAATGACAAACAGCTTGCGGGATTACCACAAGTGTGATTTTATAATCTGTTTAAGTCATTTAGGATTTCAGTATAACAACGGAAGAATGGACGATATGAAGCTGGCTGAAAAAGTAGCCGGAATAGACCTGATCATTGGTGGCCACACGCATACGTTTTTAGACTATCCTGTTGGAGTGGTGAATCCGGAAGGTAATGTCACTCAAATCACACAAATGGGTCATGGTGGAGTTCGCCTTGGTCGAATTGACCTGGATATCAATTCCGGTAACCAAAAAACTAAAATGTCCGACCGATTCTATGTCATCGGTGAAGATTTTAATCTCTCTTCTTAA